Proteins encoded by one window of Thermus caldifontis:
- the cmk gene encoding (d)CMP kinase produces the protein MRGIVTIDGPSASGKSSVAKRVAEALGVPYLSSGLLYRAAAHLALRGGVEPGDEEGVLRLLKGLSIRLFPKPEGNRVVVAGPSGLEDLTPRLHTPEVDRVVSSVARHPGVRSWVNERLKEVPPPFVAEGRDMGRVVFPEAPHKFYLTARPEVRAKRRAAERPQDYGEVLEDLLRRDELDLAQSLPAPEAIVIDTSEMGLEEVVARVLSHIRD, from the coding sequence ATGCGGGGCATCGTGACCATAGATGGGCCTTCCGCCTCGGGGAAAAGCTCCGTGGCGAAAAGGGTGGCGGAGGCCTTGGGGGTGCCCTATTTAAGCAGCGGCCTCCTCTACCGGGCGGCCGCCCACCTGGCCCTGAGGGGTGGGGTGGAGCCGGGGGATGAGGAAGGGGTTTTGCGGCTTCTCAAAGGCTTGTCCATCCGCCTTTTCCCCAAGCCGGAGGGGAACCGGGTGGTGGTGGCAGGGCCTTCGGGGCTGGAGGACCTCACCCCCCGCCTCCACACCCCGGAGGTGGACCGGGTGGTTTCCTCCGTGGCCCGGCATCCTGGGGTGCGCTCTTGGGTCAACGAAAGGCTTAAGGAAGTCCCACCGCCCTTCGTGGCCGAGGGGCGGGATATGGGCCGGGTGGTTTTCCCTGAGGCCCCCCACAAGTTCTACCTCACGGCCCGCCCCGAGGTGCGGGCTAAAAGGCGCGCTGCCGAGCGCCCTCAGGATTACGGGGAGGTGCTGGAAGACCTCCTTCGCCGGGATGAGCTGGACCTTGCGCAAAGCCTTCCTGCCCCCGAGGCCATTGTGATCGATACCAGCGAGATGGGCCTCGAGGAGGTGGTGGCCCGCGTGCTCTCCCACATCCGCGATTGA
- the aroA gene encoding 3-phosphoshikimate 1-carboxyvinyltransferase, translating to MDRPYLDLGPWGPLRGRLRVPGDKSVTHRGLMLLALSEGEGRLFYPLKAGDTLSTARAMQALGAEVLEEGPHFRVRGRGLRLKEPEDVVDCGNAGTLMRLLLGILAGQEGLFAVLTGDASLRRRPMGRVVEPLRAMGASIDGREGGKKAPLAVRGGSLRGISYTLPVPSAQVKSALLLAGLFAEGVTEVVEPIPTRDHTERLFRHFGLPLETEGQRIRTQRAEPFPAKDLTVPGDFSSAAFFLVAALVVPGSEVTVEGVGLNPTRTGLLEVLREMGGDLEWQVVEGEAGEPVGWIRARYSSLKGVSVDPGLIPLMVDEVPVLAAAAAWAEGETYIPGLSELRVKESDRIAAIAQNLRALGVGVEEGPDWLRIQGGGVQPGEVEPFHDHRIAMAFAVAGLRVGVRIHEPHWAEISYPGFFQDLKRLCGAS from the coding sequence ATGGACCGGCCCTACCTGGACCTAGGCCCCTGGGGCCCCTTGCGGGGACGCTTGCGCGTTCCTGGGGACAAGTCCGTGACCCATAGGGGCCTCATGCTTCTGGCCCTAAGCGAAGGGGAAGGAAGGCTTTTTTACCCTTTGAAGGCGGGAGACACCCTCTCCACCGCCCGGGCCATGCAGGCTTTGGGGGCGGAGGTCCTGGAGGAGGGCCCCCACTTCCGGGTGCGGGGGCGGGGGCTTCGCTTGAAGGAGCCTGAGGACGTGGTGGACTGCGGCAACGCCGGCACCCTCATGCGGCTTCTTCTGGGCATCCTGGCGGGACAAGAGGGGCTTTTTGCCGTGCTAACGGGGGATGCCTCTTTGCGCCGCCGCCCCATGGGCCGGGTGGTGGAGCCTCTCCGGGCCATGGGGGCCTCCATAGACGGAAGGGAAGGGGGGAAGAAGGCGCCTTTGGCGGTGCGGGGTGGGAGCCTAAGGGGGATTTCCTATACCCTTCCTGTACCCAGCGCCCAGGTGAAAAGCGCCCTTCTCCTGGCAGGGCTTTTTGCCGAGGGCGTCACGGAGGTGGTGGAGCCCATCCCCACCCGGGACCACACGGAAAGGCTCTTCCGCCACTTCGGCCTGCCTTTGGAAACCGAGGGGCAGCGCATCCGCACCCAAAGGGCCGAGCCCTTCCCCGCCAAGGACCTTACCGTGCCCGGGGATTTCTCCTCCGCGGCCTTTTTCCTGGTGGCGGCCCTCGTGGTTCCGGGTTCGGAGGTCACGGTGGAGGGGGTAGGGCTAAACCCCACCCGCACAGGGCTTTTAGAGGTGCTCCGGGAGATGGGGGGGGATTTGGAATGGCAGGTGGTGGAGGGCGAGGCGGGGGAGCCTGTGGGCTGGATCCGGGCCCGGTATAGCTCCCTGAAGGGGGTTTCCGTGGACCCTGGGTTGATCCCCCTGATGGTGGATGAGGTGCCTGTCCTGGCGGCCGCCGCTGCCTGGGCGGAAGGGGAGACCTACATTCCGGGCCTTTCCGAGCTACGGGTGAAGGAGTCGGACCGGATCGCCGCCATTGCCCAGAACCTTAGGGCCCTGGGGGTGGGGGTGGAGGAAGGGCCGGACTGGCTTAGGATCCAAGGGGGTGGGGTGCAGCCGGGAGAAGTGGAGCCCTTCCATGACCACCGGATCGCCATGGCCTTTGCCGTGGCGGGCCTTAGGGTGGGGGTGAGGATCCACGAGCCCCACTGGGCGGAGATCTCCTATCCCGGCTTTTTCCAGGACCTGAAGCGGCTATGCGGGGCATCGTGA
- a CDS encoding transcriptional regulator: MALTWQSPVYLERPRLLDLLPQEPGFAVWLEAPAGYGKSVLAGQLAARLGFRTLWTSALLGEPKGLLAKALGLPEKVPWGAVVEALRAEPTLVVLEDLSGQEELSPLLRTLPALVVLASRKPLPYPELPKLLAEGRLVHLKASHLAFTLEEAEALFAGKEGFAEAHRATGGWPLPLFLSALTGSPPEPMALLQGLRESLSPEELQEGLLLSALPYLPLSQARPETESLFQKGLLRRLPVGYTLHPLLKEMAKGSLLEEVQQAVRQAGKRLPPALLAEAYWEAGLKAELLELLDQPITLPLPAERLLEWEGLLRQGGPRAHLRLGEALAQCGRREGLALLEGLADSEEPGIALTALGHLAYFLSENLLEKELPRARACLERGLELLPRVNPELAGRFLNDVARVPFEEGRPEEAARLLEEALRYLPPESPYRIAPLSNLALLRFELKGAFRERIEVLEEAMGLMERHMPQNVPGHLRDLGRLYLLLGEKVRARGYLEKASQTPGHPLASLEAKMLLAHMERDPETLARLVAQAELWENPYLVERGRALLAELREEPSLLQGLSGFFPSLTRALLQKDASLLPPYPGNLEEKLLWHATRYRILGEERDLTALLTLTDAKEGILPGLLPLEALPQRRPQLSRAYPLLEVLRSGWKEAIALRLPEIPPLKVRVLGRFQVENPLGPVELRGKAKEVLALLLLGLPKEEVAYTLWPDLSEEAALNNLYVWLARIRKLLEPWGIPTYLGEVGLVRVASDLKDLEEALEREDAEGVLRLYQEPLFPGLDHPVVDRKREEVFHRVRTLFLKKGEPRFLERLLELDPLDEEALLPLVETCLSRGQRARAKRLLEHYRKRLWEELGENPSIRVERLLKSLQG; this comes from the coding sequence ATGGCCCTGACCTGGCAAAGCCCGGTCTACCTGGAGCGCCCCCGGCTTTTGGACCTCCTGCCCCAGGAACCGGGCTTTGCCGTGTGGCTCGAGGCCCCAGCGGGCTATGGCAAGAGCGTTCTGGCCGGGCAGCTGGCCGCCCGGTTAGGCTTCCGAACCCTTTGGACCAGCGCCCTTTTGGGGGAACCCAAAGGGCTTCTGGCCAAGGCCTTGGGCCTGCCCGAGAAGGTGCCTTGGGGAGCGGTGGTGGAGGCCCTTAGGGCCGAACCCACCCTGGTGGTCCTGGAGGATCTGAGCGGCCAGGAGGAGCTTTCCCCTCTCCTGCGCACCCTTCCCGCCCTGGTGGTCCTGGCCAGCCGCAAGCCCCTCCCCTACCCTGAACTTCCCAAGCTCCTGGCCGAGGGAAGGCTCGTCCACCTAAAGGCTTCCCATCTGGCCTTTACCCTCGAGGAGGCCGAGGCCCTTTTCGCCGGCAAAGAAGGCTTTGCGGAGGCCCACCGGGCCACGGGGGGCTGGCCCCTTCCCCTTTTCCTCTCCGCCCTCACGGGAAGCCCCCCCGAGCCCATGGCCCTCCTGCAGGGCTTAAGGGAAAGCCTCTCGCCCGAGGAGCTCCAAGAAGGCCTCCTCCTCTCCGCCCTCCCCTACCTGCCCCTTTCCCAGGCCCGCCCAGAAACGGAAAGCCTCTTTCAAAAAGGCCTGCTAAGGCGCTTGCCCGTGGGCTACACCCTACACCCCCTCCTCAAGGAGATGGCCAAGGGAAGCCTCCTCGAGGAGGTGCAGCAGGCGGTACGCCAGGCCGGAAAGAGGCTTCCCCCTGCCCTCTTGGCCGAGGCCTACTGGGAAGCAGGCCTGAAGGCGGAGCTTCTGGAGCTCCTGGACCAACCCATCACCCTCCCCCTCCCCGCAGAAAGGCTCCTGGAGTGGGAAGGCCTCCTCCGTCAGGGAGGCCCCAGAGCCCACTTGCGGCTGGGGGAGGCCTTGGCCCAGTGCGGGAGAAGGGAGGGGCTGGCCCTTTTAGAGGGACTGGCGGACTCGGAAGAACCGGGAATAGCCCTTACCGCGCTAGGCCACCTGGCCTACTTCCTCTCAGAAAACCTCCTGGAGAAGGAACTGCCCCGGGCCCGGGCCTGTCTGGAAAGGGGCCTAGAATTGCTCCCTCGGGTGAACCCGGAGCTGGCCGGCCGTTTCTTGAACGACGTGGCCCGGGTACCCTTTGAGGAAGGCCGGCCCGAGGAGGCGGCGAGGCTTCTGGAAGAAGCCCTCCGCTACTTGCCCCCGGAAAGCCCCTACAGGATTGCCCCCCTCAGCAACCTGGCCCTCCTGCGCTTTGAGCTAAAGGGGGCCTTTCGGGAAAGGATAGAGGTCCTCGAGGAGGCCATGGGGCTTATGGAGCGGCATATGCCCCAAAACGTCCCCGGCCACCTCCGGGACCTGGGCCGGCTTTACCTCCTCCTCGGGGAAAAGGTGAGGGCGCGGGGCTACTTGGAAAAGGCCAGCCAAACCCCCGGCCACCCCCTGGCCTCCTTGGAGGCCAAGATGCTCCTGGCCCACATGGAAAGGGACCCCGAAACCCTCGCCCGCCTGGTGGCCCAGGCGGAACTTTGGGAAAACCCCTATTTGGTGGAAAGGGGAAGGGCCCTTCTGGCGGAGCTAAGGGAGGAACCAAGCCTCCTCCAGGGCCTTTCCGGCTTCTTCCCCAGCCTCACCCGGGCCCTTTTGCAAAAGGACGCTAGCCTCCTACCCCCTTACCCCGGCAACCTGGAGGAAAAGCTCCTTTGGCACGCAACCCGCTACCGTATCCTGGGGGAGGAGAGGGACCTCACAGCCCTTCTCACCCTAACCGACGCCAAAGAAGGCATCCTCCCTGGCCTTCTTCCCCTGGAAGCCCTGCCCCAAAGGCGCCCCCAGCTTTCCCGGGCCTACCCCCTTTTGGAAGTGCTGCGCTCAGGCTGGAAGGAGGCCATCGCCCTTAGGCTTCCCGAGATCCCTCCTCTAAAGGTGCGGGTCCTGGGGCGCTTCCAGGTGGAAAACCCCTTGGGGCCCGTGGAGCTTAGGGGCAAAGCCAAGGAGGTTCTTGCCCTCTTGCTCTTGGGTCTACCCAAAGAAGAGGTGGCCTATACCCTCTGGCCCGACCTTTCGGAGGAAGCTGCCCTAAACAACCTGTACGTGTGGCTTGCCCGCATCCGGAAGCTCCTGGAGCCCTGGGGAATTCCCACCTACCTGGGGGAAGTGGGGCTGGTGCGGGTGGCCTCCGACCTCAAGGACCTGGAAGAAGCCCTGGAACGGGAGGATGCGGAGGGGGTCCTTCGCCTTTACCAAGAGCCCCTCTTCCCCGGCCTGGACCATCCCGTTGTGGACCGGAAGCGGGAGGAGGTTTTCCACCGGGTGCGGACCCTTTTCCTGAAGAAGGGGGAACCCCGCTTCCTGGAGCGCCTTCTGGAGCTGGACCCCCTGGACGAGGAAGCCCTCCTCCCCTTGGTGGAAACCTGCCTATCCCGGGGGCAACGGGCCCGGGCCAAGAGGCTTTTGGAGCATTACCGGAAAAGGCTTTGGGAGGAACTGGGGGAGAACCCTTCCATCAGAGTGGAACGCCTCCTCAAAAGCCTTCAGGGCTAG
- a CDS encoding SIS domain-containing protein, producing the protein MRDLDREETYLSDRRGLALELRDLVGSGPVPTRSYPAPHAALGYGEGHFAARLSGLADWTEEGTLFVLEGGYDLGEAAALSLLAETERVQVVKLGLRPGVEVYLSPSPLNPYRYLRFLLLATGQEEALSEVDKVLLEERRRLTPEIPLEENPAKFLAYTLVERIPLLYAPFFRPLEEAGQSLFARIGKSLALTPPHSALEFFLTGLEARHEQGDPLAALLLGEGEAVRLAKEILETRVDAIAEVPAPSGSRLAQALALWYRLAWTAYYLALLYGVDPSDPEVLERLREAT; encoded by the coding sequence ATGCGCGACCTGGATCGCGAGGAGACCTATCTCTCGGACCGCCGGGGCCTGGCTCTGGAGCTTCGCGACCTGGTGGGTTCGGGACCCGTGCCCACCCGGTCCTACCCCGCACCCCACGCCGCCTTGGGTTATGGGGAAGGCCATTTCGCCGCCCGGCTTTCCGGCCTTGCCGACTGGACAGAGGAAGGGACCCTGTTCGTGCTGGAGGGAGGGTACGACCTGGGAGAGGCCGCGGCCCTTTCCCTGCTGGCGGAGACGGAGCGGGTACAGGTGGTCAAGCTGGGCCTCCGCCCTGGTGTGGAGGTCTACCTCTCCCCTAGCCCTCTGAACCCTTACCGCTACCTGCGCTTCCTCCTTCTGGCCACGGGGCAGGAGGAAGCCCTTTCCGAGGTGGATAAGGTCCTGTTGGAGGAAAGAAGGCGCCTTACCCCGGAGATCCCCCTCGAGGAGAACCCCGCCAAGTTCCTGGCCTACACCCTGGTGGAGCGAATCCCCCTCCTCTACGCTCCCTTTTTCCGCCCCTTGGAGGAAGCAGGGCAGAGCCTTTTTGCCCGGATTGGGAAAAGCCTAGCCCTCACCCCACCCCATAGCGCCCTGGAGTTCTTCCTCACAGGCCTCGAGGCCCGCCACGAGCAGGGAGACCCCCTGGCCGCCCTCCTCCTGGGGGAGGGGGAGGCGGTACGCCTGGCCAAGGAGATTCTGGAAACCCGGGTGGACGCCATCGCCGAGGTACCGGCTCCCTCAGGCAGCCGCCTGGCCCAAGCCCTGGCCCTGTGGTACCGCCTGGCCTGGACCGCCTACTACCTGGCCCTGCTCTACGGGGTGGACCCCTCCGACCCCGAGGTGCTGGAGCGCCTGCGGGAGGCCACCTAA
- a CDS encoding endonuclease V, with translation MKAFPKPADLQEAMTLQRSLAEKVVLEGSLEGVQRIAALDASHKRGKPLVAVAVLYHLEKGPLAVGLGVVPEEDLFPYIPGFLSFREAPAYLQALSGLPEPPEALMVDGQGIAHPRGLGIASHLGVHLDLPSIGVAKRLLYGRLEGPLPREAGSAVRLLSPEGRPLGYAYRSRTGVKPLFISPGHRVGLEAALAFVRRLPTRFRLPEPLRLAHLEAGRALRRLDP, from the coding sequence ATGAAGGCCTTTCCCAAGCCAGCGGATCTCCAGGAAGCCATGACCCTGCAAAGGAGCCTGGCAGAGAAGGTGGTCCTGGAGGGAAGCCTGGAAGGCGTTCAGCGGATTGCCGCCCTGGACGCTTCCCACAAAAGGGGGAAGCCCCTGGTGGCGGTGGCGGTGCTATACCACCTGGAGAAGGGCCCTCTTGCCGTGGGGCTAGGGGTGGTGCCCGAGGAGGACCTCTTTCCCTACATCCCCGGTTTCCTCTCCTTCCGCGAGGCCCCTGCGTATCTCCAGGCGTTAAGCGGGCTTCCCGAGCCCCCCGAGGCCCTAATGGTGGATGGCCAAGGCATCGCCCATCCCCGGGGCCTGGGCATCGCCAGCCACCTGGGGGTGCACCTGGACCTCCCCAGCATCGGCGTGGCCAAACGCCTGCTCTATGGCCGTCTGGAAGGCCCCTTGCCCCGGGAGGCGGGAAGTGCGGTACGGCTCCTCTCCCCGGAAGGCCGCCCCCTGGGCTACGCCTACCGCAGCCGTACGGGAGTGAAGCCCCTTTTCATCTCCCCCGGCCACCGGGTAGGCCTGGAGGCCGCCTTGGCCTTTGTGCGGCGTCTTCCCACCCGCTTCCGCCTGCCGGAGCCCTTGCGCCTGGCCCACCTCGAGGCGGGCAGAGCCCTCCGCCGGCTGGACCCGTAA
- a CDS encoding lysophospholipid acyltransferase family protein translates to MEAHRPNPVYRAAWYLARFLLHLLFGYRVEGAENIPPQGSVILAANHLSILDPIAVGAGVRRPVSFLARADLFRLPLLSWLLPRLYAIPVERGQSDLSAIKGAIRALERGMAFGIFPEGTRSRTGKLQPFKTGVAAIALRTGSPVVPVAVVGTDQAWPVGQKLFRLRKPIRVIYGKPIPVPKLSRFTHQELEILTREIEAQVRELLPPQYR, encoded by the coding sequence GTGGAGGCACACCGACCCAACCCCGTCTACCGGGCCGCCTGGTATCTGGCCCGGTTTCTCCTGCACCTCCTCTTCGGCTACCGGGTGGAGGGAGCGGAAAACATCCCCCCGCAAGGCTCGGTGATCCTGGCCGCCAACCACCTTTCCATCCTGGATCCCATCGCCGTGGGGGCCGGGGTGCGACGCCCCGTGAGCTTCCTGGCCCGGGCCGACCTCTTCCGCCTACCCCTGCTCTCCTGGCTTCTACCCCGGCTTTACGCCATCCCCGTGGAACGGGGGCAAAGCGATCTCTCCGCCATCAAAGGGGCCATCCGCGCCCTGGAAAGGGGTATGGCCTTCGGCATCTTCCCGGAAGGAACCCGAAGCCGCACGGGCAAGCTCCAGCCCTTTAAGACCGGGGTGGCGGCCATCGCCCTGCGCACCGGAAGCCCCGTGGTACCCGTGGCGGTGGTGGGCACCGACCAGGCCTGGCCCGTGGGGCAAAAGCTCTTCCGGTTGCGCAAGCCCATCCGGGTGATCTATGGCAAACCTATACCGGTTCCGAAGCTGTCCCGCTTTACCCACCAGGAGCTGGAAATCCTGACCCGGGAGATAGAGGCCCAGGTACGGGAACTTCTGCCACCCCAGTACCGCTAG
- a CDS encoding HU family DNA-binding protein has product MAAKKTVTKADLVDQVAAATGLKKKDIKAAVDAFLSKVEEALSGGNKVQLTGFGTFEVRKRKARTGVKPGTKEKIKIPATQYPAFKPGKALKEKVKK; this is encoded by the coding sequence ATGGCAGCAAAGAAAACGGTCACCAAAGCGGATCTGGTGGATCAGGTGGCGGCCGCTACTGGCCTTAAGAAGAAAGACATCAAGGCGGCGGTGGACGCGTTCCTCTCCAAGGTGGAAGAAGCCCTCTCGGGGGGGAACAAGGTCCAGCTCACCGGCTTCGGCACCTTTGAGGTGCGCAAGCGCAAGGCCCGCACCGGCGTGAAGCCCGGCACCAAGGAGAAGATCAAGATCCCCGCTACCCAGTATCCCGCCTTCAAGCCGGGCAAGGCTCTCAAGGAAAAGGTCAAGAAGTAA
- the ftsH gene encoding ATP-dependent zinc metalloprotease FtsH, protein MSRLPLNFLVFVLGLLLLAWAFSLAGTAGNPASGVNYTTFLEDLQAGRVKEVVVRAGDTRIQGTLTDGSTFTTYAASPPDNQTLEAWTKRGVSVRVEPPQGQSPLGFLWPLLLVGLLVGALFYFSRNGRAGPSDSAFSFTKSRAKVLTEAPKVTFKDVAGAEEAKEELKEIVEFLKNPARFHEMGARIPKGVLLVGPPGVGKTHIARAVAGEAKVPFITASGSDFVEMFVGVGAARVRDLFETAKRHAPCIVFIDEIDAVGRRRGAGVGGGNDEREQTLNQLLVEMDGFEKDSTIIVMAATNRPDVLDPALLRPGRFDRQVAIDAPDVKGREQILRIHARGKPLAEDVDLALLAKRTPGFVGADLENLLNEAALLAAREGRKKITMKDLEEAADRVMMGPAKKSLVLTPRDRKITAYHEAGHALAAHFLEHADGVHKVTIVPRGRALGFMMPRREDMLHWSRNRLLDQIAVALAGRAAEELIFEDVTTGAENDFRQATELARRMITEWGMHPEFGPVAYAVREDTYLGGYDVRQYSEETAKRIDEAVHRLIEEQYGRVKNLLQEKREILERVAETLLERETLTGEEFQKVVEGLPLEEDEGTPQERPEKETPRVVPKVKPGGALGGA, encoded by the coding sequence ATGTCCCGGCTTCCCTTGAACTTCTTGGTCTTCGTTTTGGGCCTGCTCCTTTTGGCCTGGGCTTTCAGCCTGGCGGGTACGGCGGGGAACCCGGCAAGCGGGGTGAACTACACCACCTTCCTGGAGGACCTGCAGGCGGGCCGGGTGAAGGAGGTGGTGGTGCGCGCCGGGGATACCCGCATCCAGGGTACCCTCACCGATGGTTCCACCTTCACCACCTACGCCGCTAGCCCTCCCGATAACCAGACCCTCGAGGCCTGGACCAAAAGGGGCGTGAGCGTGCGGGTGGAGCCTCCCCAGGGGCAAAGCCCCTTGGGGTTCCTTTGGCCCTTGTTGCTGGTAGGCCTTCTCGTCGGGGCCCTCTTCTACTTTTCCCGCAACGGCCGCGCCGGGCCCTCGGATTCCGCCTTCAGCTTCACCAAGAGCCGGGCCAAGGTGCTCACCGAGGCCCCCAAGGTCACCTTCAAGGACGTGGCCGGGGCCGAGGAGGCCAAGGAGGAGCTGAAGGAGATCGTGGAGTTCCTGAAGAACCCCGCCCGCTTCCACGAGATGGGGGCCAGGATTCCCAAGGGGGTCCTCCTGGTGGGCCCCCCGGGGGTGGGGAAGACCCACATCGCCCGGGCGGTGGCGGGGGAGGCCAAGGTGCCTTTCATCACCGCCAGTGGTTCCGATTTCGTGGAGATGTTCGTGGGGGTGGGGGCGGCCAGGGTTAGGGATCTCTTTGAAACTGCCAAGCGGCACGCTCCTTGCATCGTCTTCATCGACGAGATCGATGCCGTGGGCCGCAGGCGCGGGGCCGGGGTTGGGGGTGGAAACGACGAAAGGGAACAGACCTTAAACCAGCTTCTGGTGGAGATGGACGGCTTTGAAAAGGACTCCACCATCATCGTTATGGCCGCCACCAACCGCCCCGACGTTCTGGACCCGGCCCTCCTGCGCCCAGGCCGCTTTGACCGCCAGGTGGCCATAGACGCCCCCGATGTGAAGGGCCGGGAGCAGATCCTCCGCATCCATGCCCGGGGAAAGCCCTTGGCGGAGGACGTGGACCTGGCCCTTTTGGCCAAGCGCACCCCGGGCTTCGTGGGGGCGGACCTGGAGAACCTCTTGAACGAGGCGGCCCTCCTGGCGGCCCGGGAAGGCCGGAAGAAGATCACCATGAAGGACCTCGAGGAGGCCGCCGACCGGGTGATGATGGGCCCAGCCAAGAAGAGCCTGGTCCTTACCCCCCGCGACCGTAAGATCACCGCCTACCACGAGGCAGGGCATGCCCTGGCCGCCCATTTCCTGGAGCACGCCGATGGGGTGCACAAGGTGACCATCGTGCCCCGGGGGCGGGCTTTGGGCTTCATGATGCCCAGGCGGGAGGACATGCTCCACTGGAGCCGGAACCGCCTCCTGGACCAGATCGCCGTGGCCTTGGCGGGGCGGGCAGCGGAGGAGCTCATCTTTGAGGACGTGACCACGGGGGCGGAAAACGATTTCCGCCAGGCCACGGAGCTGGCCCGGCGCATGATCACCGAGTGGGGCATGCACCCCGAGTTCGGCCCGGTGGCCTACGCCGTGCGGGAGGACACCTACCTGGGCGGTTACGACGTGCGCCAGTACTCGGAGGAAACCGCTAAGCGCATAGACGAGGCGGTGCACCGCCTCATCGAGGAGCAGTACGGGCGGGTGAAAAACCTCCTGCAGGAGAAACGGGAAATCCTGGAGCGGGTGGCGGAAACCCTTTTGGAGCGGGAAACCCTTACCGGGGAAGAGTTCCAAAAGGTGGTGGAGGGCCTGCCCCTAGAGGAGGACGAGGGTACTCCCCAGGAGCGCCCGGAAAAGGAAACCCCCCGGGTGGTGCCCAAGGTCAAGCCGGGAGGAGCGTTGGGAGGGGCCTGA
- the dnaK gene encoding molecular chaperone DnaK: protein MAKAVGIDLGTTNSVIAIMEGGKPVVLENAEGERTTPSVVAFRDGETLVGRMAKRQAVLNPEGTIFEIKRFIGRRYEEVQEEAKRVPYKVVPGPDGGVRVEIKGKLYTPEEISAMVLRKLVEDASKKLGERITKAVITVPAYFNNAQREATANAGRIAGLEVLRIINEPTAAALAYGLDKKGNETVLVFDLGGGTFDVTVLEIGEGVFEVKSTSGDTHLGGSDMDHAIVNWLTEEFKREYGVDLKADRQALQRLIEAAEKAKIELSSTLETTISLPFIALDPASKTPLHLEKKLTRAKFEELIEPLLKRLRGPVEQALKDAGLTPAQIDEVILVGGATRVPAVQRVVKELLGKEPNRSVNPDEVVAMGAAIQAGVLMGEVRDVVLLDVTPLSLGVETKGGVMTVLIPRNTTIPTRKCEIFTTAEHNQTAVEIHVLQGERPMAADNKSLGRFRLEGIPPMPAGVPQIEVCFDIDANGILHVTAREKSTGKEASITIQNTTTLSEEEIQRMIEEAKRHAEEDRRRREHAELKNTLDSTRVQAERILQEKQGTPEARSRLEAAIARAKELSEKDAPDPELKAATEELLQAVEAYEKAATAGATGASSRGPDDVIDADYKPAD, encoded by the coding sequence ATGGCTAAGGCAGTGGGCATTGACCTGGGCACCACCAACAGCGTGATCGCCATCATGGAGGGCGGTAAGCCCGTGGTCCTGGAGAACGCGGAGGGGGAAAGGACCACCCCCAGCGTGGTGGCCTTCCGGGATGGGGAGACCCTGGTGGGCCGGATGGCCAAGCGCCAGGCGGTCCTTAACCCCGAGGGTACCATCTTTGAGATCAAGCGTTTCATTGGCCGCCGCTATGAGGAGGTCCAGGAGGAGGCCAAGCGGGTTCCCTACAAGGTGGTCCCCGGGCCCGATGGCGGGGTGCGGGTGGAGATCAAGGGCAAGCTCTACACCCCCGAGGAGATCAGCGCCATGGTCCTCCGCAAGCTGGTGGAGGACGCCTCTAAGAAGCTGGGGGAAAGGATCACCAAGGCGGTGATCACCGTGCCCGCCTACTTCAACAACGCTCAGCGGGAGGCCACGGCCAACGCCGGGCGGATTGCGGGCCTGGAGGTCTTGCGCATCATCAACGAGCCCACCGCCGCCGCCTTGGCCTACGGCCTGGACAAGAAGGGGAACGAAACCGTCTTGGTCTTCGACCTGGGCGGTGGCACCTTTGACGTGACGGTGCTGGAGATCGGCGAGGGGGTCTTTGAGGTGAAGTCCACCTCCGGGGATACCCACCTGGGCGGCAGCGACATGGACCACGCCATCGTGAACTGGCTGACCGAGGAGTTCAAGCGGGAGTACGGGGTGGACCTCAAGGCGGACCGCCAGGCCCTCCAGCGCCTGATCGAAGCGGCGGAGAAGGCCAAGATCGAGCTTTCCAGCACCCTGGAAACCACCATCAGCCTTCCCTTCATCGCCCTAGACCCCGCCAGCAAAACGCCCTTGCACCTGGAGAAGAAGCTCACCCGGGCCAAGTTTGAGGAGCTCATCGAACCCTTGCTAAAGCGCCTACGGGGCCCCGTGGAGCAGGCCCTTAAGGATGCGGGCCTGACCCCCGCCCAGATCGACGAGGTGATCCTGGTGGGCGGGGCCACCCGGGTGCCGGCGGTGCAAAGGGTGGTGAAGGAGCTCCTGGGCAAGGAACCCAACCGCTCCGTGAACCCCGACGAGGTGGTGGCCATGGGGGCTGCCATCCAAGCGGGGGTCCTCATGGGGGAGGTGCGGGATGTGGTCCTCCTGGACGTCACCCCCCTCTCCCTGGGGGTGGAGACCAAGGGTGGGGTGATGACCGTCCTCATCCCCCGGAACACCACCATCCCCACCCGCAAGTGCGAGATCTTCACCACCGCCGAGCACAACCAGACCGCGGTGGAAATCCATGTCCTCCAGGGCGAGCGGCCTATGGCCGCGGACAACAAGAGCCTGGGCCGCTTCCGCCTCGAGGGCATCCCCCCCATGCCCGCGGGGGTGCCCCAGATTGAGGTCTGCTTTGACATTGACGCCAACGGCATCCTCCACGTGACCGCCAGGGAGAAGTCCACGGGGAAGGAGGCCTCCATCACCATCCAGAACACCACCACCCTCTCCGAGGAGGAGATCCAGCGGATGATCGAGGAGGCCAAGCGCCATGCGGAGGAGGACCGGCGCCGCCGGGAGCACGCCGAGCTCAAGAACACCCTGGACTCCACCCGCGTCCAGGCGGAGAGGATCCTCCAGGAGAAGCAGGGTACCCCCGAGGCCAGGTCGCGCCTCGAGGCGGCCATCGCCCGGGCCAAGGAGCTCTCGGAAAAGGACGCCCCCGACCCCGAGCTGAAGGCCGCCACGGAGGAGCTTTTGCAGGCGGTAGAGGCCTACGAGAAGGCCGCCACCGCCGGGGCCACCGGGGCATCCAGCCGCGGCCCTGACGACGTGATCGACGCCGACTACAAGCCCGCCGACTAA